The following are encoded together in the Lagopus muta isolate bLagMut1 chromosome 7, bLagMut1 primary, whole genome shotgun sequence genome:
- the CAPN7 gene encoding calpain-7 isoform X2, with protein sequence MAGSSLENIQEKINEYLERVQALHSAVQSQNTDPLKSKQQLDLERAHFLVTQAFDEDDKGNAEEAIELYTEAVELCLKTATETSEAGLQAKLKQLARQALDRAEALKVSMSKSSQKEKSTAAKPNQPVRTFFPLGPDFSLNDKPQTIRAVQASESQGQRYTAEEIEVLRKTSKINGIEYVPFMSVDLRERFAFPMPFSDKCGKLPLSPKQKAMFARWVRPDDITNNPTMIYTVSSFSIKQTIVSDCSFVASLAISAAYERRYNKKLITSIIYPQNKKGEPEYNPCGKYMVKLHINGVPRKVIIDDQLPVDHNGELLCSYSNNKNELWVSLIEKAYMKVMGGYDFPGSNSNIDLHALTGWIPERIAMHSDNQAFDRDSTFRMLYQRFHKGDVLITTATGVMSEEEGEKWGLVPTHAYAVLDIREHKGLRFLQLKNPWSHLRWKGRYSENDTRSWTPDLQKYLNFDPRTAQKIDNGIFWIAWEDLCQYYDVIYLSWNPGLFKESTCIHSTWDAKQGPVKDAYSLANNPQYKLEVQCPQGGAVVWVLLSRHITDKDDFAHNREFITMVVYKTDGKKVYYPADPLPYIDGIRINSPHYLTKIKLTSPGTHTFTLVVSQYEKQNTIHYTIRVYSLCKFTFSKIPTPYTTSKRVNGQWKGHSAGGCGNFRDSYKNNPIYQFQLDKSGPLLIELRGPRQYSVGFEIVTVSTVGDPGSYGFQKKSSGDYRCGFCYLEVENILAGVYNIIPTTFLPQQEGPFFLDFNSTSPLRVSQLQ encoded by the exons ATGGCAGGGTCAAGCTtggaaaatattcaagaaaaaataaatgagtatttGGAAAGAGTTCAAGCTCTCCATTCAGCAG ttcagTCTCAGAACACAGACCCTCTGAAGTCAAAACAGCAGCTGGACTTGGAGCGTGCTCACTTCCTAGTTACACAGGCTTTTGATGAAGATGACAAAGGCAATGCAGAAGAAGCTATAGAGTTGTACACGGAAGCAGTGGAGCTCTGTTTGAAAACA GCTACAGAAACTTCAGAAGCAGGCCTGCAGGCAAAACTGAAACAACTGGCTCGGCAAGCATTAGATAG agCAGAAGCACTGAAAGTATCGATGTCAAAGTCATCTCAGAAGGAGAAGTCAACTGCTGCTAAACCAAACCAGCCCGTCAGAACATTCTTTCCACTGGGtcctgatttttctttgaatgaTAAACCACAGACAATCAGAGCAGTACAAGCTAGTGAGTCTCAAGGTCAGAGGTACACTGCAGAGGAGATTGAAGTACTCAG AAAGACTTCAAAAATTAATGGCATTGAATATGTCCCTTTCATGAGTGTTGATCTGAGAGAACGTTTTGCCTTCCCTATGCCATTTTC TGATAAATGTGGGAAGTTGCCATTATCCcccaaacagaaagcaatgtttGCCAGGTGGGTGCGGCCAGATGACATAACAAATAACCCTACCATGATTTACACCGTATCAAGTTTCAGCATAAAGCAG ACAATAGTGTCAGATTGTTCCTTTGTGGCATCCCTTGCTATCAGTGCTGCGTATGAAAGAAGATACAACAAAAAGTTGATTACAAG tatcATTTACCCTCAGAATAAGAAAGGAGAACCAGAGTATAATCCATGTGGCAAATACATGGTGAAACTTCATATCAATGGTGTACCTAGAAAG GTGATCATAGATGACCAGTTACCTGTTGATCATAATGGGGAACTTCTCTGCTCTTATTCTAACAATAAGAATGAACTGTGGGTATCTCTAATAGAAAAAGCTTACATGAAGGTCATGGGAGGATATGATTTTCCTGGATCAAATTCT AACATCGATCTCCATGCGCTGACTGGTTGGATACCTGAAAGAATTGCTATGCACTCTGACAATCAGGCTTTTGATAGAGACAGCACTTTCAGAATGCTCTATCAGAG gtttcATAAAGGAGATGTCCTGATCACAACAGCAACAGGTGTGATGtctgaagaggaaggagaaaaatggggTTTAGTTCCAACCCATGCCTATGCAGTCTTGGATATAAGAGAACATAAG GGACTTAGATTCCTCCAGCTGAAAAATCCATGGAGCCACTTACGTTGGAAGGGACGATACAGTGAAAATGACACAAGAAGTTGGACCCCAGATCTACAAAAATACTTGAACTTTGATccaagaacagcacagaaaatagaCAATG GGATTTTCTGGATTGCCTGGGAGGACTTGTGCCAGTACTACGATGTTATTTATTTGAGTTGGAACCCTGGTCTTTTTAAAGAATCTACATGTATTCACAG TACTTGGGATGCAAAGCAAGGCCCAGTGAAGGATGCTTACAGCCTGGCCAACAACCCGCAGTACAAGCTGGAGGTGCAGTGCCCACAGGGTGGAGCTGTGGtctgggtgctgctgagcagacaCATCACGGATAAG GATGACTTTGCACATAACAGGGAATTTATTACTATGGTCGTATACAAGACTGATGGCAAAAAAGTTTACTATCCAG ctgatCCTCTTCCATATATTGATGGCATTCGGATCAACAGTCCTCATTATCTGACCAAGATAAAGCTGACCTCTCCAGGGACCCATACATTTACGTTAGTGGTGTCTCAGtatgagaaacaaaacaccatCCATTACACCATCAGG GTGTATTCCTTGTGCAAGTTTACCTTTTCCAAGATTCCTACACCTTACACCACTTCCAAACGG GTTAATGGACAGTGGAAAGGTCACAGTGCTGGAGGATGTGGAAACTTCAGAGACAGCTACAAAAATAACCCTATCTATCAATTCCAGCTGGACAAGAGTGGGCCGTTACTAATTGAGCTGCGTGGACCAAG GCAGTACAGCGTTGGGTTTGAAATTGTCACTGTGTCAACAGTAGGAGATCCTGGTTCCTATGGCTTTCAGAAGAAGAGCAGCGGGGACTACAG GTGTGGATTTTGCTACCTGGAAGTGGAAAACATCCTTGCTGGAGTCTACAACATTATCCCCACCACATTCCTGCCTCAACAAGAGGGTCCTTTTTTCTTGGATTTTAATAGCACTTCTCCTCTTAGGGTATCGCAGCTTCAGTGA
- the CAPN7 gene encoding calpain-7 isoform X4, translating into MDASALELDAVKFAQLAVQRDQNGRYQEAVFYYKEAAQALIYAGMAGSSLENIQEKINEYLERVQALHSAVQSQNTDPLKSKQQLDLERAHFLVTQAFDEDDKGNAEEAIELYTEAVELCLKTATETSEAGLQAKLKQLARQALDRAEALKVSMSKSSQKEKSTAAKPNQPVRTFFPLGPDFSLNDKPQTIRAVQASESQGQRYTAEEIEVLRKTSKINGIEYVPFMSVDLRERFAFPMPFSDKCGKLPLSPKQKAMFARWVRPDDITNNPTMIYTVSSFSIKQTIVSDCSFVASLAISAAYERRYNKKLITSIIYPQNKKGEPEYNPCGKYMVKLHINGVPRKVIIDDQLPVDHNGELLCSYSNNKNELWVSLIEKAYMKVMGGYDFPGSNSNIDLHALTGWIPERIAMHSDNQAFDRDSTFRMLYQRFHKGDVLITTATGVMSEEEGEKWGLVPTHAYAVLDIREHKGLRFLQLKNPWSHLRWKGRYSENDTRSWTPDLQKYLNFDPRTAQKIDNGIFWIAWEDLCQYYDVIYLSWNPGLFKESTCIHRMTLHITGNLLLWSYTRLMAKKFTIQVYSLCKFTFSKIPTPYTTSKRVNGQWKGHSAGGCGNFRDSYKNNPIYQFQLDKSGPLLIELRGPRQYSVGFEIVTVSTVGDPGSYGFQKKSSGDYRCGFCYLEVENILAGVYNIIPTTFLPQQEGPFFLDFNSTSPLRVSQLQ; encoded by the exons ATGGATGCCAGCGCGCTGGAGTTGGATGCGGTGAAGTTCGCGCAGTTGGCGGTGCAGCGGGACCAGAACGGGCGCTACCAGGAGGCCGTCTTCTATTACAAG GAAGCCGCGCAAGCCTTGATTTATGCTGGCATGGCAGGGTCAAGCTtggaaaatattcaagaaaaaataaatgagtatttGGAAAGAGTTCAAGCTCTCCATTCAGCAG ttcagTCTCAGAACACAGACCCTCTGAAGTCAAAACAGCAGCTGGACTTGGAGCGTGCTCACTTCCTAGTTACACAGGCTTTTGATGAAGATGACAAAGGCAATGCAGAAGAAGCTATAGAGTTGTACACGGAAGCAGTGGAGCTCTGTTTGAAAACA GCTACAGAAACTTCAGAAGCAGGCCTGCAGGCAAAACTGAAACAACTGGCTCGGCAAGCATTAGATAG agCAGAAGCACTGAAAGTATCGATGTCAAAGTCATCTCAGAAGGAGAAGTCAACTGCTGCTAAACCAAACCAGCCCGTCAGAACATTCTTTCCACTGGGtcctgatttttctttgaatgaTAAACCACAGACAATCAGAGCAGTACAAGCTAGTGAGTCTCAAGGTCAGAGGTACACTGCAGAGGAGATTGAAGTACTCAG AAAGACTTCAAAAATTAATGGCATTGAATATGTCCCTTTCATGAGTGTTGATCTGAGAGAACGTTTTGCCTTCCCTATGCCATTTTC TGATAAATGTGGGAAGTTGCCATTATCCcccaaacagaaagcaatgtttGCCAGGTGGGTGCGGCCAGATGACATAACAAATAACCCTACCATGATTTACACCGTATCAAGTTTCAGCATAAAGCAG ACAATAGTGTCAGATTGTTCCTTTGTGGCATCCCTTGCTATCAGTGCTGCGTATGAAAGAAGATACAACAAAAAGTTGATTACAAG tatcATTTACCCTCAGAATAAGAAAGGAGAACCAGAGTATAATCCATGTGGCAAATACATGGTGAAACTTCATATCAATGGTGTACCTAGAAAG GTGATCATAGATGACCAGTTACCTGTTGATCATAATGGGGAACTTCTCTGCTCTTATTCTAACAATAAGAATGAACTGTGGGTATCTCTAATAGAAAAAGCTTACATGAAGGTCATGGGAGGATATGATTTTCCTGGATCAAATTCT AACATCGATCTCCATGCGCTGACTGGTTGGATACCTGAAAGAATTGCTATGCACTCTGACAATCAGGCTTTTGATAGAGACAGCACTTTCAGAATGCTCTATCAGAG gtttcATAAAGGAGATGTCCTGATCACAACAGCAACAGGTGTGATGtctgaagaggaaggagaaaaatggggTTTAGTTCCAACCCATGCCTATGCAGTCTTGGATATAAGAGAACATAAG GGACTTAGATTCCTCCAGCTGAAAAATCCATGGAGCCACTTACGTTGGAAGGGACGATACAGTGAAAATGACACAAGAAGTTGGACCCCAGATCTACAAAAATACTTGAACTTTGATccaagaacagcacagaaaatagaCAATG GGATTTTCTGGATTGCCTGGGAGGACTTGTGCCAGTACTACGATGTTATTTATTTGAGTTGGAACCCTGGTCTTTTTAAAGAATCTACATGTATTCACAG GATGACTTTGCACATAACAGGGAATTTATTACTATGGTCGTATACAAGACTGATGGCAAAAAAGTTTACTATCCAG GTGTATTCCTTGTGCAAGTTTACCTTTTCCAAGATTCCTACACCTTACACCACTTCCAAACGG GTTAATGGACAGTGGAAAGGTCACAGTGCTGGAGGATGTGGAAACTTCAGAGACAGCTACAAAAATAACCCTATCTATCAATTCCAGCTGGACAAGAGTGGGCCGTTACTAATTGAGCTGCGTGGACCAAG GCAGTACAGCGTTGGGTTTGAAATTGTCACTGTGTCAACAGTAGGAGATCCTGGTTCCTATGGCTTTCAGAAGAAGAGCAGCGGGGACTACAG GTGTGGATTTTGCTACCTGGAAGTGGAAAACATCCTTGCTGGAGTCTACAACATTATCCCCACCACATTCCTGCCTCAACAAGAGGGTCCTTTTTTCTTGGATTTTAATAGCACTTCTCCTCTTAGGGTATCGCAGCTTCAGTGA
- the CAPN7 gene encoding calpain-7 isoform X3, with protein sequence MLSYKLTWWNYVMATETSEAGLQAKLKQLARQALDRAEALKVSMSKSSQKEKSTAAKPNQPVRTFFPLGPDFSLNDKPQTIRAVQASESQGQRYTAEEIEVLRKTSKINGIEYVPFMSVDLRERFAFPMPFSDKCGKLPLSPKQKAMFARWVRPDDITNNPTMIYTVSSFSIKQTIVSDCSFVASLAISAAYERRYNKKLITSIIYPQNKKGEPEYNPCGKYMVKLHINGVPRKVIIDDQLPVDHNGELLCSYSNNKNELWVSLIEKAYMKVMGGYDFPGSNSNIDLHALTGWIPERIAMHSDNQAFDRDSTFRMLYQRFHKGDVLITTATGVMSEEEGEKWGLVPTHAYAVLDIREHKGLRFLQLKNPWSHLRWKGRYSENDTRSWTPDLQKYLNFDPRTAQKIDNGIFWIAWEDLCQYYDVIYLSWNPGLFKESTCIHSTWDAKQGPVKDAYSLANNPQYKLEVQCPQGGAVVWVLLSRHITDKDDFAHNREFITMVVYKTDGKKVYYPADPLPYIDGIRINSPHYLTKIKLTSPGTHTFTLVVSQYEKQNTIHYTIRVYSLCKFTFSKIPTPYTTSKRVNGQWKGHSAGGCGNFRDSYKNNPIYQFQLDKSGPLLIELRGPRQYSVGFEIVTVSTVGDPGSYGFQKKSSGDYRCGFCYLEVENILAGVYNIIPTTFLPQQEGPFFLDFNSTSPLRVSQLQ encoded by the exons ATGTTAAGCTACAAGTTAACTTGGTGGAATTACGTGATG GCTACAGAAACTTCAGAAGCAGGCCTGCAGGCAAAACTGAAACAACTGGCTCGGCAAGCATTAGATAG agCAGAAGCACTGAAAGTATCGATGTCAAAGTCATCTCAGAAGGAGAAGTCAACTGCTGCTAAACCAAACCAGCCCGTCAGAACATTCTTTCCACTGGGtcctgatttttctttgaatgaTAAACCACAGACAATCAGAGCAGTACAAGCTAGTGAGTCTCAAGGTCAGAGGTACACTGCAGAGGAGATTGAAGTACTCAG AAAGACTTCAAAAATTAATGGCATTGAATATGTCCCTTTCATGAGTGTTGATCTGAGAGAACGTTTTGCCTTCCCTATGCCATTTTC TGATAAATGTGGGAAGTTGCCATTATCCcccaaacagaaagcaatgtttGCCAGGTGGGTGCGGCCAGATGACATAACAAATAACCCTACCATGATTTACACCGTATCAAGTTTCAGCATAAAGCAG ACAATAGTGTCAGATTGTTCCTTTGTGGCATCCCTTGCTATCAGTGCTGCGTATGAAAGAAGATACAACAAAAAGTTGATTACAAG tatcATTTACCCTCAGAATAAGAAAGGAGAACCAGAGTATAATCCATGTGGCAAATACATGGTGAAACTTCATATCAATGGTGTACCTAGAAAG GTGATCATAGATGACCAGTTACCTGTTGATCATAATGGGGAACTTCTCTGCTCTTATTCTAACAATAAGAATGAACTGTGGGTATCTCTAATAGAAAAAGCTTACATGAAGGTCATGGGAGGATATGATTTTCCTGGATCAAATTCT AACATCGATCTCCATGCGCTGACTGGTTGGATACCTGAAAGAATTGCTATGCACTCTGACAATCAGGCTTTTGATAGAGACAGCACTTTCAGAATGCTCTATCAGAG gtttcATAAAGGAGATGTCCTGATCACAACAGCAACAGGTGTGATGtctgaagaggaaggagaaaaatggggTTTAGTTCCAACCCATGCCTATGCAGTCTTGGATATAAGAGAACATAAG GGACTTAGATTCCTCCAGCTGAAAAATCCATGGAGCCACTTACGTTGGAAGGGACGATACAGTGAAAATGACACAAGAAGTTGGACCCCAGATCTACAAAAATACTTGAACTTTGATccaagaacagcacagaaaatagaCAATG GGATTTTCTGGATTGCCTGGGAGGACTTGTGCCAGTACTACGATGTTATTTATTTGAGTTGGAACCCTGGTCTTTTTAAAGAATCTACATGTATTCACAG TACTTGGGATGCAAAGCAAGGCCCAGTGAAGGATGCTTACAGCCTGGCCAACAACCCGCAGTACAAGCTGGAGGTGCAGTGCCCACAGGGTGGAGCTGTGGtctgggtgctgctgagcagacaCATCACGGATAAG GATGACTTTGCACATAACAGGGAATTTATTACTATGGTCGTATACAAGACTGATGGCAAAAAAGTTTACTATCCAG ctgatCCTCTTCCATATATTGATGGCATTCGGATCAACAGTCCTCATTATCTGACCAAGATAAAGCTGACCTCTCCAGGGACCCATACATTTACGTTAGTGGTGTCTCAGtatgagaaacaaaacaccatCCATTACACCATCAGG GTGTATTCCTTGTGCAAGTTTACCTTTTCCAAGATTCCTACACCTTACACCACTTCCAAACGG GTTAATGGACAGTGGAAAGGTCACAGTGCTGGAGGATGTGGAAACTTCAGAGACAGCTACAAAAATAACCCTATCTATCAATTCCAGCTGGACAAGAGTGGGCCGTTACTAATTGAGCTGCGTGGACCAAG GCAGTACAGCGTTGGGTTTGAAATTGTCACTGTGTCAACAGTAGGAGATCCTGGTTCCTATGGCTTTCAGAAGAAGAGCAGCGGGGACTACAG GTGTGGATTTTGCTACCTGGAAGTGGAAAACATCCTTGCTGGAGTCTACAACATTATCCCCACCACATTCCTGCCTCAACAAGAGGGTCCTTTTTTCTTGGATTTTAATAGCACTTCTCCTCTTAGGGTATCGCAGCTTCAGTGA
- the CAPN7 gene encoding calpain-7 isoform X1, with product MDASALELDAVKFAQLAVQRDQNGRYQEAVFYYKEAAQALIYAGMAGSSLENIQEKINEYLERVQALHSAVQSQNTDPLKSKQQLDLERAHFLVTQAFDEDDKGNAEEAIELYTEAVELCLKTATETSEAGLQAKLKQLARQALDRAEALKVSMSKSSQKEKSTAAKPNQPVRTFFPLGPDFSLNDKPQTIRAVQASESQGQRYTAEEIEVLRKTSKINGIEYVPFMSVDLRERFAFPMPFSDKCGKLPLSPKQKAMFARWVRPDDITNNPTMIYTVSSFSIKQTIVSDCSFVASLAISAAYERRYNKKLITSIIYPQNKKGEPEYNPCGKYMVKLHINGVPRKVIIDDQLPVDHNGELLCSYSNNKNELWVSLIEKAYMKVMGGYDFPGSNSNIDLHALTGWIPERIAMHSDNQAFDRDSTFRMLYQRFHKGDVLITTATGVMSEEEGEKWGLVPTHAYAVLDIREHKGLRFLQLKNPWSHLRWKGRYSENDTRSWTPDLQKYLNFDPRTAQKIDNGIFWIAWEDLCQYYDVIYLSWNPGLFKESTCIHSTWDAKQGPVKDAYSLANNPQYKLEVQCPQGGAVVWVLLSRHITDKDDFAHNREFITMVVYKTDGKKVYYPADPLPYIDGIRINSPHYLTKIKLTSPGTHTFTLVVSQYEKQNTIHYTIRVYSLCKFTFSKIPTPYTTSKRVNGQWKGHSAGGCGNFRDSYKNNPIYQFQLDKSGPLLIELRGPRQYSVGFEIVTVSTVGDPGSYGFQKKSSGDYRCGFCYLEVENILAGVYNIIPTTFLPQQEGPFFLDFNSTSPLRVSQLQ from the exons ATGGATGCCAGCGCGCTGGAGTTGGATGCGGTGAAGTTCGCGCAGTTGGCGGTGCAGCGGGACCAGAACGGGCGCTACCAGGAGGCCGTCTTCTATTACAAG GAAGCCGCGCAAGCCTTGATTTATGCTGGCATGGCAGGGTCAAGCTtggaaaatattcaagaaaaaataaatgagtatttGGAAAGAGTTCAAGCTCTCCATTCAGCAG ttcagTCTCAGAACACAGACCCTCTGAAGTCAAAACAGCAGCTGGACTTGGAGCGTGCTCACTTCCTAGTTACACAGGCTTTTGATGAAGATGACAAAGGCAATGCAGAAGAAGCTATAGAGTTGTACACGGAAGCAGTGGAGCTCTGTTTGAAAACA GCTACAGAAACTTCAGAAGCAGGCCTGCAGGCAAAACTGAAACAACTGGCTCGGCAAGCATTAGATAG agCAGAAGCACTGAAAGTATCGATGTCAAAGTCATCTCAGAAGGAGAAGTCAACTGCTGCTAAACCAAACCAGCCCGTCAGAACATTCTTTCCACTGGGtcctgatttttctttgaatgaTAAACCACAGACAATCAGAGCAGTACAAGCTAGTGAGTCTCAAGGTCAGAGGTACACTGCAGAGGAGATTGAAGTACTCAG AAAGACTTCAAAAATTAATGGCATTGAATATGTCCCTTTCATGAGTGTTGATCTGAGAGAACGTTTTGCCTTCCCTATGCCATTTTC TGATAAATGTGGGAAGTTGCCATTATCCcccaaacagaaagcaatgtttGCCAGGTGGGTGCGGCCAGATGACATAACAAATAACCCTACCATGATTTACACCGTATCAAGTTTCAGCATAAAGCAG ACAATAGTGTCAGATTGTTCCTTTGTGGCATCCCTTGCTATCAGTGCTGCGTATGAAAGAAGATACAACAAAAAGTTGATTACAAG tatcATTTACCCTCAGAATAAGAAAGGAGAACCAGAGTATAATCCATGTGGCAAATACATGGTGAAACTTCATATCAATGGTGTACCTAGAAAG GTGATCATAGATGACCAGTTACCTGTTGATCATAATGGGGAACTTCTCTGCTCTTATTCTAACAATAAGAATGAACTGTGGGTATCTCTAATAGAAAAAGCTTACATGAAGGTCATGGGAGGATATGATTTTCCTGGATCAAATTCT AACATCGATCTCCATGCGCTGACTGGTTGGATACCTGAAAGAATTGCTATGCACTCTGACAATCAGGCTTTTGATAGAGACAGCACTTTCAGAATGCTCTATCAGAG gtttcATAAAGGAGATGTCCTGATCACAACAGCAACAGGTGTGATGtctgaagaggaaggagaaaaatggggTTTAGTTCCAACCCATGCCTATGCAGTCTTGGATATAAGAGAACATAAG GGACTTAGATTCCTCCAGCTGAAAAATCCATGGAGCCACTTACGTTGGAAGGGACGATACAGTGAAAATGACACAAGAAGTTGGACCCCAGATCTACAAAAATACTTGAACTTTGATccaagaacagcacagaaaatagaCAATG GGATTTTCTGGATTGCCTGGGAGGACTTGTGCCAGTACTACGATGTTATTTATTTGAGTTGGAACCCTGGTCTTTTTAAAGAATCTACATGTATTCACAG TACTTGGGATGCAAAGCAAGGCCCAGTGAAGGATGCTTACAGCCTGGCCAACAACCCGCAGTACAAGCTGGAGGTGCAGTGCCCACAGGGTGGAGCTGTGGtctgggtgctgctgagcagacaCATCACGGATAAG GATGACTTTGCACATAACAGGGAATTTATTACTATGGTCGTATACAAGACTGATGGCAAAAAAGTTTACTATCCAG ctgatCCTCTTCCATATATTGATGGCATTCGGATCAACAGTCCTCATTATCTGACCAAGATAAAGCTGACCTCTCCAGGGACCCATACATTTACGTTAGTGGTGTCTCAGtatgagaaacaaaacaccatCCATTACACCATCAGG GTGTATTCCTTGTGCAAGTTTACCTTTTCCAAGATTCCTACACCTTACACCACTTCCAAACGG GTTAATGGACAGTGGAAAGGTCACAGTGCTGGAGGATGTGGAAACTTCAGAGACAGCTACAAAAATAACCCTATCTATCAATTCCAGCTGGACAAGAGTGGGCCGTTACTAATTGAGCTGCGTGGACCAAG GCAGTACAGCGTTGGGTTTGAAATTGTCACTGTGTCAACAGTAGGAGATCCTGGTTCCTATGGCTTTCAGAAGAAGAGCAGCGGGGACTACAG GTGTGGATTTTGCTACCTGGAAGTGGAAAACATCCTTGCTGGAGTCTACAACATTATCCCCACCACATTCCTGCCTCAACAAGAGGGTCCTTTTTTCTTGGATTTTAATAGCACTTCTCCTCTTAGGGTATCGCAGCTTCAGTGA